From Streptomyces yatensis, one genomic window encodes:
- a CDS encoding ROK family transcriptional regulator, whose protein sequence is MTSTSVSVAGRTASPSTARAINDRLALQLLKDEGPLTAGQLKSLTGLSRPTIADLVERLRQTGLVAVVGEAGAERRGPNARVYGIVADSAHVAGVDVRTDSVAVCVADLLGRTKAEESLPVAPDGDPAHTVAAAVALVERAAERAGAARLHHIGIGVPGLIDPATGELNSTGGLPSWHRELATALHRDLAAPVLLENEVNLAAVAEQRMGTARDRDTFVLLWLGHGIGAAVVLDRVLRRGASGGTGEIGFLPVPGTSGLPSATGCDGGFHSLVSSGAVCELAQEHGLEGAAGGERGAGTEGSGAAEAAIRAALDAGERGEAFLDTLAARIALGVAAICAVLDPGCAVLGGEVGRAGGEGLARRVEGHVARLSPLRTRVRAGVVGGGGVLRGAVLTALDAAQNELFGAP, encoded by the coding sequence ATGACGTCGACGAGCGTGTCCGTGGCGGGCCGCACCGCCTCACCGAGTACGGCGCGGGCCATCAACGACCGCCTCGCCCTGCAGCTGCTCAAGGACGAGGGGCCGCTGACCGCGGGTCAGCTCAAGTCGCTGACCGGGCTGTCCCGTCCCACCATCGCGGACCTGGTCGAGCGGCTGCGGCAGACCGGGCTGGTGGCGGTCGTGGGGGAGGCGGGGGCCGAACGCCGGGGGCCCAACGCGCGGGTGTACGGGATCGTCGCCGACAGCGCGCATGTGGCCGGGGTCGACGTCCGTACGGACAGCGTGGCCGTATGCGTGGCCGATCTGCTGGGCCGGACCAAGGCGGAGGAGTCGCTTCCGGTGGCCCCGGACGGGGATCCGGCGCACACCGTCGCGGCCGCGGTGGCCCTGGTGGAGCGGGCCGCCGAGCGGGCCGGGGCGGCGCGGCTGCACCACATCGGCATCGGGGTGCCCGGTCTCATCGACCCCGCCACCGGGGAGCTCAACTCCACCGGCGGACTGCCCTCCTGGCACCGTGAGCTGGCCACCGCGCTCCACCGCGACCTCGCGGCACCGGTGCTGCTGGAGAACGAGGTCAATCTCGCGGCCGTCGCCGAACAGCGGATGGGCACGGCGCGCGACCGCGACACCTTCGTCCTGCTGTGGCTCGGCCATGGCATCGGCGCGGCCGTGGTGCTCGACCGGGTGCTGCGGCGCGGTGCGTCCGGCGGCACCGGGGAGATCGGCTTTCTGCCGGTGCCGGGCACCTCGGGGCTGCCCTCCGCCACCGGCTGCGACGGCGGGTTCCACTCCCTGGTGAGCAGCGGCGCGGTCTGCGAACTCGCCCAGGAGCACGGTCTGGAGGGCGCGGCGGGCGGCGAACGCGGGGCGGGTACGGAGGGCTCCGGCGCGGCGGAGGCGGCGATCCGCGCGGCCCTCGACGCGGGGGAGCGCGGCGAGGCGTTCCTGGACACGCTGGCGGCCCGTATCGCGCTGGGCGTCGCGGCGATCTGCGCGGTGCTCGACCCGGGGTGCGCGGTGCTCGGCGGTGAGGTCGGGCGGGCCGGGGGCGAGGGGCTCGCGCGGCGGGTGGAGGGTCATGTCGCTCGGCTGTCGCCGCTGCGGACGCGGGTGCGGGCGGGGGTCGTGGGCGGCGGCGGGGTGTTGCGGGGCGCCGTGCTGACGGCGCTGGACGCGGCGCAGAACGAGCTGTTCGGCGCGCCGTAG
- a CDS encoding isocitrate lyase/PEP mutase family protein, which translates to MSDTSDVPAPERHTAFRRLHRGERPLLLPNAWDHASAAALVRRGFPAIGTTSLGVAAAAGLPDATGAARDETLALARGIARLPALVSVDIEGGFGERPEEVAALAAELDRAGVVGVNIEDGRPDGTLAPLARQCAVLAAVKERVPRLFVNARTDTHWLAAIGGDTPPSLSAAAERIEAYLGAGADGIFVPALTDEQDIGALADDLGETPLNILFAPGRHTYERLAELGVRRISCGSLLFRAALDRAVELAWTIAHPEAPAPAHRAADLPSYAEAQSLAEDFTMDVTEDVTEGNRT; encoded by the coding sequence ATGAGCGACACGAGCGACGTCCCGGCGCCCGAGCGCCACACCGCCTTCCGCCGGCTCCACCGCGGCGAGCGGCCGCTGCTGCTGCCCAACGCCTGGGACCATGCCTCCGCCGCCGCCCTGGTCCGGCGCGGCTTCCCCGCCATCGGCACCACCAGCCTCGGCGTGGCCGCGGCGGCCGGGCTGCCGGACGCGACGGGCGCCGCCCGCGACGAGACCCTCGCCCTCGCCCGCGGCATCGCCCGGCTCCCGGCGCTGGTGAGCGTCGACATCGAGGGCGGGTTCGGCGAGCGGCCCGAGGAGGTCGCGGCGCTCGCGGCCGAGCTGGACCGGGCCGGGGTGGTCGGTGTGAACATCGAGGACGGCCGCCCGGACGGCACCCTCGCGCCCCTGGCCCGGCAGTGCGCGGTGCTCGCTGCCGTCAAGGAGCGGGTGCCCCGGCTGTTCGTGAACGCGCGGACCGACACCCACTGGCTCGCCGCGATCGGTGGTGACACCCCGCCCTCGCTGTCCGCCGCCGCCGAGCGGATCGAGGCGTATCTGGGGGCGGGCGCGGACGGGATCTTCGTGCCCGCGCTCACCGATGAGCAGGACATCGGCGCCCTGGCCGACGACCTCGGCGAAACCCCGCTGAACATCCTCTTCGCCCCCGGCCGCCACACCTATGAGCGGCTGGCGGAGCTCGGGGTGCGGCGGATCAGCTGCGGTTCGCTGCTCTTCCGGGCCGCCCTGGACCGCGCCGTCGAGCTGGCCTGGACGATCGCCCACCCCGAGGCCCCCGCCCCGGCCCATCGGGCCGCCGACCTGCCCTCCTACGCCGAGGCGCAGTCACTGGCGGAGGACTTCACCATGGACGTCACCGAGGACGTCACCGAGGGCAACCGCACATAG
- a CDS encoding riboflavin synthase gives MFTGIVEELGEIVAIEHLGDASRFQVRGPVVTEGAKHGDSIAVNGVCLTVVDLIEDAEGTRFSADVMAETLDRSSLGALDIGSRVNLERPMALGGRLGGHIVQGHVDGTGAIVDRKLSEHWEIVKISLPAELSRYVVEKGSITVDGISLTVVDAGFDYFTVSLIPTTLALTTLGVKQAGDPVNLEVDVLAKYVERLLGRDSGAQDSGSQSDGPRVDALRNIGLPDNGTQDKEATA, from the coding sequence GTGTTCACCGGAATTGTCGAAGAACTGGGTGAGATCGTCGCCATCGAGCACCTGGGCGACGCGTCCCGCTTCCAGGTGCGCGGCCCCGTCGTCACCGAGGGGGCGAAGCACGGCGACTCCATCGCCGTCAACGGCGTCTGTCTCACCGTCGTCGACCTCATCGAGGACGCGGAGGGCACCCGGTTCAGCGCCGACGTCATGGCCGAGACCCTGGACCGCTCCAGCCTCGGCGCGCTCGACATCGGCTCCCGGGTCAACCTGGAGCGCCCCATGGCGCTGGGCGGACGGCTCGGCGGCCACATCGTGCAGGGCCATGTGGACGGCACCGGCGCCATCGTGGACCGCAAGCTCTCCGAGCACTGGGAGATCGTGAAGATCTCGCTGCCCGCCGAGCTGAGCCGCTATGTCGTCGAGAAGGGCTCCATCACGGTCGACGGCATCAGCCTGACCGTGGTCGACGCGGGCTTCGACTACTTCACCGTCAGCCTCATCCCGACGACCCTCGCGCTCACCACGCTCGGCGTCAAACAGGCCGGGGACCCGGTCAACCTCGAGGTGGACGTGCTCGCCAAGTACGTCGAGCGGCTGCTGGGACGGGACAGCGGCGCGCAGGACAGCGGCTCGCAGAGCGACGGCCCGCGGGTCGACGCCCTGCGGAACATCGGTTTGCCGGACAACGGCACGCAGGACAAGGAGGCCACAGCATGA
- a CDS encoding uracil-xanthine permease family protein, producing the protein MGLGVRWTLHGDGRTPAPGAVVKPDERLSWPRTAGLGAQHVVAMFGASFVAPVLMGLDPNLAIMMSGVATILFLLATRGRIPSYLGCSLSFVGVAAAIRAQGGGSAAVTGAILVVGGVLLLSGLAVRKFGARIIHAAMPPVVTGAVVMLIGFNLAPVTAGTYWPADQWTALLTMLVTGAAVVCLRGFWSRIAIFLGLVFGYAVSWVFDRVFGRIHSIDGSGRVTDHWRLDLSGVAKADWIGLPSLHAPSFHWSAVLVALPVVIALIAENAGHVKAVGEMIGDPLDDQLGTAIAADGAATMISTSVGGPANTTYSENIGVMAATRVYSTAAYWAAAGFALLFGLCPKFGAVVAAVPGGVLGGITVILYGMIGLLGAQIWVHNKVDLRNPLNLVPVAAGVIIGVGGVSLKVSQNFELGGIALGTIVVLLGYHVLRALAPAHLKPREPLLDAGTSEYDDDRPA; encoded by the coding sequence ATGGGCCTCGGCGTGCGCTGGACCCTGCACGGCGATGGGCGCACCCCCGCCCCGGGCGCCGTCGTCAAGCCGGATGAGCGGCTGTCCTGGCCCAGGACGGCGGGGCTCGGCGCACAGCATGTCGTCGCCATGTTCGGGGCCAGCTTTGTGGCCCCGGTGCTGATGGGGCTCGACCCCAACCTCGCGATCATGATGTCCGGCGTCGCGACCATCCTCTTCCTGCTGGCGACCCGCGGCCGGATCCCCAGCTATCTGGGGTGCAGCCTGTCCTTCGTCGGGGTGGCCGCCGCGATCAGGGCGCAGGGCGGCGGCAGCGCCGCCGTCACCGGGGCGATCCTGGTGGTCGGCGGGGTGCTGCTGCTGAGCGGTCTGGCGGTACGGAAATTCGGCGCCCGGATCATCCACGCGGCGATGCCGCCGGTGGTGACCGGCGCGGTGGTCATGCTGATCGGGTTCAATCTGGCGCCGGTGACCGCCGGTACGTACTGGCCCGCCGATCAGTGGACCGCGCTGCTGACGATGCTGGTCACCGGGGCGGCGGTGGTCTGTCTGCGGGGCTTCTGGTCGCGGATCGCGATCTTCCTGGGGCTGGTCTTCGGCTATGCGGTCTCCTGGGTCTTCGACCGCGTCTTCGGCAGGATCCACTCGATCGACGGCAGCGGGCGGGTCACCGACCACTGGCGGCTGGATCTGTCCGGTGTGGCCAAGGCGGACTGGATCGGTCTGCCGTCCCTGCACGCGCCCAGCTTCCACTGGTCGGCGGTGCTGGTGGCGCTGCCGGTCGTGATCGCGCTGATCGCCGAGAACGCCGGACATGTGAAGGCGGTCGGCGAGATGATCGGCGATCCGCTCGACGACCAGCTGGGCACGGCGATCGCCGCGGACGGCGCGGCGACCATGATCTCCACCTCGGTCGGCGGCCCGGCCAATACCACGTACTCCGAGAACATCGGGGTCATGGCGGCCACCCGGGTCTACTCCACCGCCGCGTACTGGGCGGCCGCGGGCTTCGCGCTGCTCTTCGGGCTGTGCCCCAAGTTCGGCGCGGTGGTGGCGGCGGTGCCGGGCGGGGTGCTGGGCGGGATCACCGTCATCCTCTACGGCATGATCGGGCTGCTCGGTGCGCAGATCTGGGTGCACAACAAGGTGGACCTGCGCAATCCGCTCAATCTGGTGCCGGTCGCGGCGGGCGTCATCATCGGCGTCGGCGGCGTCAGCCTGAAGGTCAGCCAGAACTTCGAGCTGGGCGGGATCGCCCTCGGCACGATCGTGGTGCTGCTCGGCTACCACGTGCTGCGCGCCCTGGCCCCGGCCCATCTCAAGCCGCGGGAACCCCTGCTGGACGCGGGCACCAGCGAATACGACGACGACCGCCCGGCCTGA
- a CDS encoding bifunctional 3,4-dihydroxy-2-butanone-4-phosphate synthase/GTP cyclohydrolase II has translation MSEAYAVTEPLPSGPAAPLRAAHWPDELALDPIERAIADIAAGRPVVVVDDEDRENEGDLVAAAEMITPEIVAFMMNECRGLICAPMEGADLDRLRLPQMVEENTESMRTAFTVSVDATAEHGVSTGISAADRATTLRLLADPATVPGDLVRPGHIFPLRARPGGVLARDGHTEAGVDLARLAGLRPAAVICEIAGEDGVMLRLPDLVAFARKHDLAIVSIADLIAYRKPAEPLVRREAETRLPTAFGDFRAFGYRASDGVEHIALVQGEIGDGEDVLVRVHSECLTGDVFHSLRCDCGPQLHAALERVTAEGRGIVLYLRGHEGRGIGLLSKLRAYELQELGRDTLDANLELGLPADARDYAAGAEILADLGVRSLRLMTNNPDKTTGLVRHGLRVTGREPMPVQAGEHNLRYLRTKRDRMGHDLPWLDGDRAEPVSACGNQ, from the coding sequence ATGAGCGAGGCATACGCGGTCACCGAACCGCTTCCGAGTGGCCCGGCCGCTCCCCTGCGAGCCGCGCACTGGCCCGACGAACTGGCCCTGGACCCCATCGAGCGGGCCATCGCCGACATTGCCGCGGGCCGCCCCGTCGTCGTCGTGGACGACGAGGACCGGGAGAACGAGGGCGACCTCGTCGCCGCCGCCGAGATGATCACCCCGGAGATCGTCGCGTTCATGATGAACGAGTGCCGGGGACTCATCTGCGCGCCCATGGAGGGCGCCGACCTCGACCGGCTCCGGCTTCCCCAGATGGTCGAAGAGAACACCGAGTCCATGCGGACCGCCTTCACCGTCTCGGTTGACGCCACCGCCGAACACGGCGTCAGCACCGGGATCTCCGCCGCCGACCGGGCCACCACCCTGCGGCTGCTGGCCGACCCGGCCACCGTCCCCGGCGACCTGGTGCGCCCAGGCCATATCTTCCCGCTGCGCGCCCGCCCCGGAGGTGTGCTCGCCCGCGACGGCCACACCGAGGCCGGGGTCGACCTGGCCCGGCTGGCCGGACTGCGCCCGGCGGCCGTGATCTGCGAGATCGCGGGCGAGGACGGTGTGATGCTGCGCCTGCCCGACCTGGTCGCCTTCGCCCGCAAGCACGACCTGGCGATCGTCTCCATCGCCGATCTGATCGCGTACCGCAAGCCCGCCGAGCCGCTGGTGCGGCGCGAGGCCGAGACCCGGCTGCCCACCGCCTTCGGCGACTTCCGGGCGTTCGGCTACCGCGCGTCCGACGGCGTGGAGCACATCGCGCTGGTCCAGGGCGAGATCGGGGACGGCGAGGACGTGCTGGTCCGCGTCCACTCCGAATGCCTCACCGGCGATGTCTTCCACTCGCTGCGCTGCGACTGCGGCCCCCAGCTGCACGCCGCGCTGGAGCGGGTCACCGCCGAGGGCCGTGGCATCGTCCTGTATCTGCGCGGCCACGAGGGACGCGGTATCGGGCTGCTGTCCAAGCTGCGCGCGTACGAGCTGCAGGAGCTGGGCCGGGACACCCTGGACGCCAATCTGGAGCTCGGCCTGCCCGCCGACGCGCGGGACTACGCCGCGGGCGCGGAGATCCTCGCCGATCTCGGCGTGCGCTCGCTGCGGCTGATGACCAACAACCCGGACAAGACCACGGGGCTGGTCCGGCACGGGCTGCGGGTCACCGGCCGGGAGCCGATGCCCGTCCAGGCCGGCGAGCACAACCTCCGCTATCTGCGGACGAAGCGGGACCGGATGGGGCACGACCTGCCCTGGCTGGACGGCGACCGCGCCGAGCCCGTCTCCGCCTGCGGCAACCAGTGA
- the ribD gene encoding bifunctional diaminohydroxyphosphoribosylaminopyrimidine deaminase/5-amino-6-(5-phosphoribosylamino)uracil reductase RibD, with product MATAAEAQAMRHAVALAARGLGHTSPNPVVGCVILDAGGRVVGEGWHQRAGGPHAEVHALRAAGERARGGTALVTLEPCDHTGRTGPCSQALIAAGITRVHYAVGDPTAQARGGAATLAAAGVEVEAGLLAEEAEAVNEPWLTAMRRGRPFVLWKFAATLDGRSAAADGTSRWITSPESRADVHRLRAEADAVVVGSGTLRADDPHLAVRGREGVTQPLRVVVDTAATIKPGARALDDAAPTLLAVAEDASTAHLPRRPGVETVRLPRAAGGLAIPALLAELDARGVRSVLLEGGPTLAGAFLAAGAVDKVIGYLAPVLLGAGPAALADAGITTIARALRLETADVTRLGPDLRVTAVPVAPAPLAEEN from the coding sequence GTGGCCACCGCAGCCGAAGCCCAAGCGATGCGCCATGCCGTCGCGCTCGCCGCCCGCGGCCTCGGCCACACCAGCCCCAACCCCGTCGTCGGCTGCGTCATCCTCGACGCCGGCGGCCGCGTGGTCGGTGAGGGCTGGCACCAGCGGGCCGGCGGTCCGCATGCCGAGGTCCACGCGCTGCGCGCGGCGGGGGAGCGGGCCCGTGGCGGCACCGCCCTCGTCACCCTCGAACCGTGTGACCACACCGGCCGCACCGGCCCCTGCTCCCAGGCCCTGATCGCCGCCGGGATCACCCGCGTCCACTACGCCGTCGGCGACCCCACCGCACAGGCACGGGGCGGGGCCGCCACCCTCGCCGCGGCCGGGGTCGAGGTCGAGGCCGGGCTGCTGGCCGAGGAGGCCGAGGCGGTCAACGAGCCCTGGCTGACCGCGATGCGCCGCGGCCGCCCCTTCGTACTGTGGAAGTTCGCCGCGACCCTGGACGGCCGCAGCGCCGCCGCCGACGGCACCAGCCGGTGGATCACCTCCCCCGAGTCCCGCGCCGATGTGCACCGGCTGCGCGCGGAGGCCGACGCCGTCGTCGTCGGCTCCGGCACCCTGCGCGCCGACGACCCCCACCTGGCCGTACGGGGCCGGGAGGGCGTCACCCAGCCGCTGCGGGTCGTCGTGGACACGGCCGCGACCATCAAGCCCGGCGCCCGGGCCCTGGACGACGCCGCGCCCACGCTGCTCGCCGTCGCCGAGGACGCCAGTACCGCCCATCTGCCCCGGCGGCCGGGCGTGGAGACCGTAAGGCTGCCCCGCGCGGCCGGCGGGCTCGCGATCCCCGCGCTCCTGGCCGAGCTCGACGCCCGCGGCGTGCGCTCCGTCCTGCTGGAGGGCGGGCCCACCCTCGCCGGCGCGTTCCTCGCCGCGGGCGCCGTCGACAAGGTCATCGGCTATCTCGCCCCCGTCCTGCTCGGCGCGGGCCCCGCCGCCCTCGCCGACGCCGGAATCACCACCATCGCGCGGGCGTTGCGCCTCGAGACGGCCGACGTCACCCGGCTCGGTCCCGATCTGCGCGTCACCGCCGTTCCCGTCGCCCCCGCCCCCCTCGCCGAGGAGAACTGA
- a CDS encoding MFS transporter codes for MGRLKEAGASEMRPVRRARIAVAAVFAVHGAVTGNFATRIPWIQERLDLSAGQLGLALAFPAIGASVAMPLAGRISHRFGARAALRGLLALWTAWLVLPPLAPGLVWLCGALFVFGATAGTSDVAMNALGVEVENRLGRSIMSGLHGMWSAGALTGSAAGTIAAHTEADARLHLGIAAGVLTVLGAVACHWVLDLRSAPEEHPPPRFALPPRSALIIGAVGFCAVFAEGASLDWSAVYLRDVMDSSPGVAAACTTAFSCTMAGARLIGDAVVGRFGPVRTVRTGGLLATAGGLLVVTAPGAGLAIAGFGLIGLGIAVVVPLAFAAAGRSGPAPSQAIAGVATITYTSGLIAPAAMGSIADLTSLTISFCLVTTLTLGLVAGAGVLRTPADTDTADPASQPDPSASRATLP; via the coding sequence ATGGGCAGGCTCAAGGAAGCGGGGGCGTCCGAGATGCGCCCCGTACGGCGGGCGCGGATCGCCGTGGCGGCCGTGTTCGCCGTGCACGGGGCGGTGACCGGCAACTTCGCCACCCGTATCCCCTGGATTCAGGAGCGGCTGGACCTCAGCGCCGGTCAACTCGGCCTCGCGCTCGCCTTTCCCGCCATCGGGGCCTCGGTCGCGATGCCCCTGGCCGGGCGGATCAGCCACCGCTTCGGCGCCCGCGCGGCGCTGCGCGGACTGCTCGCCCTGTGGACCGCCTGGCTGGTGCTGCCCCCGCTGGCGCCCGGTCTGGTCTGGCTGTGCGGTGCGCTCTTCGTCTTCGGGGCGACCGCCGGGACGTCCGACGTCGCCATGAACGCCCTCGGGGTGGAGGTCGAGAACCGCCTCGGCCGCTCGATCATGTCCGGGCTGCACGGCATGTGGAGCGCGGGAGCGCTCACCGGCTCGGCTGCGGGCACGATCGCGGCGCACACCGAGGCCGACGCCCGGCTCCACCTCGGCATCGCCGCCGGGGTCCTCACGGTGCTCGGCGCGGTGGCCTGCCACTGGGTCCTCGACCTGCGCAGCGCCCCCGAGGAGCATCCGCCGCCCCGGTTCGCCCTCCCGCCCCGCTCCGCGCTGATCATCGGCGCGGTGGGTTTCTGCGCGGTCTTCGCCGAGGGGGCGAGCCTGGACTGGTCGGCGGTCTATCTGCGCGATGTCATGGACTCCTCCCCCGGTGTCGCCGCCGCCTGCACCACCGCCTTCTCCTGCACGATGGCCGGTGCCCGGCTCATCGGGGACGCGGTGGTGGGCCGCTTCGGGCCGGTGCGGACCGTACGGACCGGCGGCCTCCTCGCCACCGCCGGCGGCCTCCTCGTGGTCACCGCTCCCGGTGCCGGCCTCGCCATCGCCGGATTCGGCCTCATCGGCCTGGGCATCGCGGTCGTGGTGCCGCTGGCCTTCGCCGCCGCCGGGCGCAGCGGCCCGGCCCCGAGCCAGGCCATCGCGGGCGTCGCCACGATCACGTACACCTCGGGGTTGATCGCTCCGGCGGCCATGGGCTCGATCGCGGACCTGACCTCGCTGACGATCTCGTTCTGCCTGGTCACGACGTTGACGCTGGGGCTGGTGGCGGGGGCGGGGGTGCTGCGGACCCCGGCGGATACGGACACGGCGGACCCCGCCTCGCAGCCCGACCCGTCCGCCTCCCGGGCCACGCTTCCCTGA
- a CDS encoding helix-turn-helix transcriptional regulator, with product MHRSELADFLRRCRARLGPAEVGLTPGPRRRTPGLRREEVAQLAGMSPDYYTRLEQARGPRPSRQMLTALARALRLTDDERDHLFHLVGEEPPRDRSTSGHVRPGLLRVLDRLFDTPAQVITDWGEVLAQNAMAAALVGDITARPPGDRNIVRSFFTRRGDDSGTPGIFPSEEIEEHARLHVANLRAVFAARPDDPGPAALVAELLSVSAEFAALWEAHEVAVRHSSVKRFVHPVVGVMELDCEVLLSSEHAQRLIVHTARPGSESAERLELLRVLGLQDLAPRGGQDLAPRG from the coding sequence CCCCGGCGCCGTACGCCCGGACTGCGCCGGGAGGAGGTGGCCCAGCTCGCGGGCATGTCGCCGGACTACTACACCCGGCTGGAGCAGGCCCGCGGCCCGCGCCCGTCCCGCCAGATGCTGACCGCGCTGGCCCGGGCGCTGCGGCTCACCGACGACGAGCGCGACCATCTCTTCCACCTGGTGGGGGAGGAGCCGCCGCGCGACCGCAGCACCTCGGGCCATGTGCGGCCCGGTCTGCTCAGGGTGCTGGACCGGCTGTTCGACACCCCGGCCCAGGTGATCACCGACTGGGGGGAGGTGCTGGCGCAGAACGCGATGGCGGCCGCGCTGGTCGGCGACATCACGGCGCGGCCGCCCGGCGACCGCAATATCGTCCGGAGCTTCTTCACCCGGCGGGGCGACGACTCCGGCACTCCCGGGATCTTCCCGAGCGAGGAGATCGAGGAGCACGCCCGGCTCCATGTGGCCAACCTCCGCGCCGTGTTCGCGGCCCGCCCCGACGATCCGGGCCCGGCGGCCCTGGTGGCCGAACTGCTGTCGGTGAGCGCGGAGTTCGCGGCGCTGTGGGAGGCCCATGAGGTGGCCGTACGGCACTCCTCGGTCAAGCGGTTCGTCCACCCGGTGGTGGGCGTGATGGAGCTGGACTGCGAGGTCCTGCTGAGCTCGGAACACGCCCAGCGGCTGATCGTGCACACCGCCCGCCCCGGCAGCGAGTCCGCCGAGCGGCTCGAACTGCTCCGGGTGCTGGGCCTGCAGGACCTCGCCCCGCGGGGAGGACAGGACCTCGCCCCGCGGGGGTAA
- a CDS encoding alginate lyase family protein produces the protein MGAPPAGRGRFARAIVTASALLAVLAIPAAPSAQGAESVRHSGSVPRTVVLDGPRLSLTKLKLQLGDRNLRRTVRDLTAQADQWLDQGPWTVTDKDQVPPSGDKHDYFSQAPYWWPSKPKTDDNPYGCPYVQKDGQRNPDVDKMTDRPEVGKVFESAYELSLAWYYTGRRAYAEHAADILRTWFVTPATRMNPSLNHAQFIPCMYDGRSIGIIDFSQGFTSLLDAAALLDTGAPGWSKSDHEGFRTWNKQFLDWLVNSDFGKEEGAAENNHGTFYDMQVAAIATAVGDRDRARQVLRDARTKRIDTQIAADGTQPQELERTRSFHYSTFNLVAYTRMAAIGKHVGVDLWHYTGPTGANLFKAVDVLLPAATGAAPWPYPELDLRAYAASDIVHAAADAGDRKARAAVNKLQAPPGGDLWALRPAVEQLDSIAQG, from the coding sequence ATGGGTGCACCTCCAGCGGGACGCGGGCGGTTCGCCCGGGCGATCGTCACCGCCTCCGCCCTCCTGGCCGTCCTGGCGATCCCCGCCGCCCCCTCCGCGCAGGGCGCGGAGTCCGTGCGGCATTCCGGCTCGGTGCCCCGGACGGTGGTGCTCGACGGGCCCCGGCTGTCCCTCACCAAGCTGAAACTGCAGCTGGGAGACCGGAATCTGCGGCGGACCGTACGGGATCTGACCGCCCAGGCCGACCAGTGGCTGGACCAGGGCCCCTGGACCGTCACCGACAAGGACCAGGTGCCGCCCAGCGGCGACAAACACGACTACTTCAGCCAGGCCCCGTACTGGTGGCCCAGCAAGCCCAAGACCGACGACAATCCGTACGGCTGCCCTTACGTTCAGAAGGATGGCCAACGGAACCCCGACGTGGACAAGATGACGGACCGTCCCGAGGTCGGCAAGGTCTTCGAATCCGCCTACGAGCTCTCCCTGGCCTGGTACTACACCGGTAGGCGGGCCTATGCCGAGCACGCCGCCGACATCCTGCGCACCTGGTTCGTCACCCCGGCGACCCGGATGAACCCGAGCCTGAACCACGCCCAGTTCATCCCCTGCATGTACGACGGCCGCTCGATCGGGATCATCGACTTCTCCCAGGGCTTCACCAGCCTCCTGGACGCCGCCGCCCTCCTCGACACCGGCGCCCCCGGCTGGTCCAAGAGCGACCACGAGGGCTTCCGCACGTGGAACAAGCAGTTCCTGGACTGGCTGGTGAACAGCGACTTCGGCAAGGAGGAAGGCGCCGCCGAGAACAACCACGGCACCTTCTACGACATGCAGGTCGCCGCCATCGCCACCGCCGTGGGTGACCGGGATCGCGCCCGCCAGGTGCTCCGCGACGCCCGCACCAAGCGCATCGACACCCAGATCGCGGCCGACGGCACGCAGCCGCAGGAGCTCGAGCGCACCCGCAGCTTCCACTACTCGACGTTCAACCTCGTCGCGTACACCCGGATGGCCGCCATCGGCAAGCACGTCGGCGTGGACCTGTGGCACTACACCGGGCCCACCGGCGCGAACCTCTTCAAGGCGGTCGACGTCCTGCTCCCCGCGGCCACCGGCGCCGCGCCCTGGCCGTACCCGGAGCTCGACCTGCGCGCCTACGCGGCGAGCGACATCGTCCACGCGGCGGCCGACGCCGGGGACCGCAAGGCCCGCGCGGCGGTGAACAAACTCCAGGCCCCGCCCGGCGGCGACCTGTGGGCCCTGCGGCCGGCGGTGGAGCAACTGGACAGCATCGCGCAGGGGTAG